In a single window of the Tellurirhabdus bombi genome:
- a CDS encoding P-loop NTPase family protein, translated as MEKLQNPKPIAGLAAGFNQAMAAGSGATTDSTPSRRFEIEIPAGSVYPSEAWPTLTQEEEQLALETGIPVLLKEAQKQKNTRIEREKHAAKVAQLTYVPETPEKLLDEVSKRAQALAQREFWRDPFAYDKDNTGIYVALSAYFMGLESFETEGPSLLGTPNAKLSLNKGLLLFGNRGVGKTVLMELFAHNPYQPFLVIPCTQIEREFEKDGVEVIDRYSNRLIVNDPGRHYGHKTLGYCFDDLGNEADGKHYGKTLNVMERILEDRYRHCRGPLTHLTTNGEIEQLEKAYGERVYDRMVQMFNLIQFPKTAKSRRR; from the coding sequence ATGGAAAAACTACAAAATCCGAAACCCATCGCAGGCCTAGCAGCCGGATTCAACCAAGCGATGGCCGCGGGTTCGGGAGCAACCACGGATTCAACACCTAGCCGTCGGTTTGAGATCGAGATTCCCGCTGGTTCGGTGTACCCTTCGGAGGCCTGGCCAACACTCACCCAGGAAGAAGAGCAACTGGCGCTTGAAACCGGCATCCCTGTTTTACTCAAAGAGGCTCAGAAACAAAAAAACACACGTATTGAGCGGGAAAAGCATGCGGCAAAAGTTGCGCAGCTCACTTACGTACCGGAAACCCCAGAAAAGCTGCTGGATGAAGTTTCTAAACGGGCCCAAGCATTGGCACAGCGCGAATTCTGGCGCGACCCATTTGCCTACGATAAGGATAACACAGGCATTTACGTGGCTCTATCGGCTTATTTCATGGGTTTAGAATCCTTTGAAACAGAAGGCCCTTCCCTACTTGGAACGCCTAACGCGAAGCTTTCGCTCAACAAGGGTTTGCTCCTTTTTGGCAATCGGGGTGTTGGCAAAACGGTTCTGATGGAGCTATTCGCCCATAATCCTTACCAGCCGTTCTTAGTCATCCCCTGCACCCAGATTGAACGTGAATTCGAAAAAGACGGCGTAGAGGTCATTGACCGGTATTCAAACAGACTCATTGTCAATGATCCCGGCAGGCACTACGGCCATAAAACACTAGGGTATTGTTTTGATGACCTCGGGAACGAAGCGGATGGGAAGCATTACGGAAAAACGCTCAACGTCATGGAGCGCATTCTGGAAGATCGCTACCGGCACTGTCGAGGGCCACTCACACACCTGACCACAAACGGAGAGATTGAGCAACTGGAAAAAGCGTACGGCGAACGCGTTTATGACCGCATGGTGCAAATGTTTAACCTGATCCAATTCCCCAAAACAGCCAAAAGCCGCCGCCGCTAA
- a CDS encoding PRTRC system protein C: MPLLATQLERKFKFINKGQTLDLTDPDPGMSPQAVLNFYANTYPELITAKISEPKFDNDQLEYKFETVMGTKG, encoded by the coding sequence ATGCCCTTACTTGCCACCCAACTCGAACGCAAATTCAAATTTATCAATAAAGGCCAAACGCTTGATCTGACAGATCCAGATCCAGGAATGAGCCCCCAGGCTGTACTGAACTTCTACGCCAACACGTATCCCGAACTGATTACGGCCAAGATTTCCGAACCCAAATTCGACAACGATCAACTCGAGTACAAATTCGAGACAGTCATGGGCACCAAAGGCTAA
- a CDS encoding helix-turn-helix domain-containing protein: MNLIVTTPEDLSQMITEAVRQAVESLKPAGQTAQAFNPKPIGPDAAAVFLGISKSTLYSSIDKIPHFKRHNRLYFFEAELLAHIRGEKTKSEVPVARHTRPQR; the protein is encoded by the coding sequence ATGAACCTGATCGTCACTACGCCCGAAGACCTGAGCCAGATGATCACCGAAGCGGTGCGTCAGGCAGTCGAAAGCCTAAAACCTGCCGGGCAGACTGCGCAGGCCTTCAACCCGAAACCCATTGGGCCCGATGCTGCCGCCGTTTTCCTCGGTATCTCCAAGAGTACGCTTTATAGCAGCATTGATAAGATTCCGCATTTTAAGCGCCATAACCGGCTGTACTTCTTTGAGGCGGAACTACTAGCCCACATCCGGGGCGAAAAGACCAAATCAGAGGTGCCGGTTGCCCGGCATACAAGACCTCAACGGTAA
- a CDS encoding C40 family peptidase encodes MKPYGYPPGTAWCGLFVHHVFTVAKVAHGVKGAALAANWSVPAAVIVSKSGKLTGNRVPVAGDLALYRFQSTRINHVELIVRWSLDNEESYFYALGGNTSNPANAKQQGVYIKKRSKREAYLVINRIDAI; translated from the coding sequence ATGAAGCCTTATGGCTACCCGCCTGGTACCGCCTGGTGTGGGTTGTTTGTTCACCACGTTTTTACCGTGGCCAAAGTTGCCCATGGCGTGAAAGGAGCGGCACTGGCGGCCAACTGGAGTGTTCCGGCGGCGGTGATCGTCTCCAAATCCGGCAAGCTGACGGGTAATCGGGTACCCGTAGCGGGTGATTTAGCCTTGTATCGGTTTCAGTCAACGCGCATAAACCACGTCGAACTGATTGTTCGGTGGTCACTCGATAACGAAGAATCATACTTCTACGCGCTGGGTGGCAACACCTCCAATCCAGCGAATGCCAAACAACAAGGGGTGTACATTAAAAAGCGCTCGAAGCGAGAGGCATATTTAGTCATCAACCGCATCGATGCCATTTAG
- a CDS encoding PRTRC system protein E, with amino-acid sequence MNFFQRIHQMGLTGDLKIVVTSTSAQSQVVSVLLNNEKCGDNARKSIPPLILRGTPEELDEGFFTTIDGPIKQANGLMVDMEAWLKQTDDAKKQSAMDKDKTKAKPADKPAEKVEEKPTEKPVVEKPAAEKPAPEKPAIDPKKAAYDAAMQKSDALATEKKYREAIAKLPNAADYPEPEHAEILTKRKTELITLLNQENPISQLLNA; translated from the coding sequence ATGAATTTCTTTCAACGAATCCATCAAATGGGCCTTACTGGCGATCTGAAGATCGTGGTAACCTCCACCTCTGCGCAGTCTCAAGTGGTCAGTGTACTGCTCAATAACGAAAAATGCGGCGATAATGCGCGAAAGTCTATCCCGCCGCTCATTCTCCGAGGCACTCCGGAAGAATTGGATGAAGGCTTTTTCACTACCATCGACGGTCCCATCAAACAGGCCAACGGCCTGATGGTGGACATGGAAGCCTGGCTGAAGCAAACCGATGATGCCAAAAAGCAATCGGCTATGGATAAAGATAAGACCAAAGCTAAACCCGCTGATAAGCCAGCGGAGAAAGTGGAAGAAAAACCAACCGAAAAGCCGGTCGTAGAGAAACCAGCTGCTGAAAAGCCAGCTCCCGAAAAACCAGCAATCGATCCCAAAAAAGCCGCTTATGATGCCGCCATGCAGAAGTCTGACGCATTGGCCACCGAAAAGAAGTACCGGGAGGCCATCGCTAAACTGCCCAACGCGGCGGATTACCCCGAACCCGAACATGCGGAGATCCTCACCAAACGCAAAACCGAGCTAATCACGCTCCTGAACCAGGAGAATCCCATTTCCCAACTTTTAAACGCTTAA
- a CDS encoding DUF6414 family protein, translating to MKSIKSFIYLDNDKMYSISSQIFEGLTEYIIASSEKSFNQTDYQEGSKKSGHLLADILKKSAMLEEKKFLHDFAFNLFEEALIKEGKVLELNADNIQEEIHKIEDVNFVKIRGRVGFNDTSIVESTLRNFNSLGYAIGYITQDDKFKNDLNNLENTVKNIKDRNKKAKATELLKNRDYLRKVLSEIGLLQDQTNLDQMAYIVNYGYNGQFEIQMPFSNDLEHYLFSGILRRAMLKESEQELLHKYSRTTEKEFVLFGVPTRTAKTVERLQMYRESTDDQGEKDGESGSNDKPKIKEGVMGIVSALTNLENLFIGKLDYEYVIDPIAVYREL from the coding sequence ATGAAATCAATTAAATCCTTCATATACCTTGATAACGATAAAATGTATTCAATATCCTCCCAAATATTTGAGGGGTTAACAGAATACATTATTGCTTCTTCCGAAAAAAGCTTTAACCAGACAGATTATCAGGAGGGCTCAAAAAAGAGTGGCCACTTGCTCGCAGATATTCTAAAAAAGTCTGCAATGCTTGAAGAAAAAAAGTTTTTGCACGATTTTGCCTTCAACCTTTTCGAAGAGGCCTTGATCAAAGAAGGCAAGGTCTTAGAGCTGAACGCTGATAATATTCAAGAAGAAATTCATAAAATAGAGGATGTAAACTTTGTAAAAATACGAGGGCGGGTTGGTTTTAATGATACAAGTATAGTTGAGTCAACACTTAGAAATTTTAATAGCTTAGGTTATGCTATTGGGTATATAACGCAAGATGATAAGTTTAAAAATGATTTAAATAATCTCGAAAATACGGTCAAAAATATTAAAGATCGGAACAAAAAAGCAAAAGCCACTGAACTGCTAAAAAATAGAGATTATTTAAGAAAAGTACTCTCTGAAATAGGCTTGTTGCAAGATCAGACTAACTTGGACCAAATGGCCTATATTGTAAACTATGGTTACAATGGGCAATTTGAAATTCAAATGCCTTTCAGTAATGATTTGGAGCATTATTTATTTTCTGGCATTCTGAGACGGGCTATGCTCAAAGAAAGCGAACAAGAACTTCTTCATAAATACTCGAGAACAACGGAAAAAGAATTTGTGCTATTTGGAGTACCCACTCGGACCGCCAAAACCGTTGAGCGCCTGCAAATGTATAGAGAGTCTACAGATGATCAAGGTGAAAAAGATGGCGAGAGTGGTTCAAACGACAAACCTAAAATTAAAGAAGGAGTAATGGGTATCGTTTCAGCGCTTACAAATCTTGAAAATTTGTTCATAGGTAAGTTAGACTATGAGTATGTTATTGATCCAATTGCCGTATACCGGGAATTATGA
- a CDS encoding DUF5677 domain-containing protein — translation MINPVDTLFPKKIEDEKTREALEEYSKILHEMVCMGTHLLEGSLLKTKGVYEEYVAPLLFKRILEIIDSISILVKEGSIRSCEILLRSFVETGFSLEFLLEQNVDYRSKCYVVVDIYSKISRLKKELQQHPDTANANLNYKNNSFLYNDTPELFDKEKSKELLKYYEEKLLEPGYDEINKIYLIKCSNKPYSGKVKWYYLDSNVNNLSQLAIQLKKFDMYDLIYRQYSSPTHGDDILNHDLRLSEGNIHVAPLRNYATAPYTANFVLTLGILYFDLFMASGLCRPINYYNRWKQLFIPNSIQKLSQGVR, via the coding sequence ATGATAAATCCCGTAGATACGTTATTCCCAAAAAAGATAGAGGATGAGAAAACTAGGGAGGCTCTAGAGGAATACTCTAAAATCCTGCATGAGATGGTTTGCATGGGGACACACCTTCTTGAAGGTAGTTTATTAAAAACTAAAGGAGTATATGAAGAATATGTCGCCCCATTATTATTTAAAAGAATACTTGAAATTATAGACTCAATTTCAATTCTTGTAAAAGAAGGATCTATTAGATCATGTGAGATTTTACTTCGTAGTTTTGTAGAGACTGGTTTTTCGCTCGAGTTTTTATTGGAGCAAAATGTAGATTATAGATCTAAATGCTATGTAGTTGTTGATATTTACAGCAAAATATCTAGGTTGAAAAAAGAGCTACAACAACACCCAGATACAGCAAATGCTAATTTGAATTACAAGAATAATTCATTTTTATACAATGATACTCCAGAGCTGTTTGACAAAGAAAAATCCAAGGAATTGTTAAAGTATTACGAAGAGAAACTATTAGAGCCAGGCTATGATGAGATTAATAAAATATATCTTATAAAGTGCAGTAATAAGCCATACTCAGGTAAGGTAAAATGGTACTACTTAGATTCAAATGTTAACAACTTATCGCAGTTGGCAATTCAACTAAAGAAATTTGATATGTATGACCTAATATATAGACAATATTCAAGTCCAACCCATGGTGATGATATATTAAATCACGACTTACGTTTATCCGAAGGTAATATACATGTTGCCCCATTACGAAATTATGCTACCGCTCCATATACTGCTAATTTCGTATTGACTTTGGGGATTTTGTATTTTGATCTTTTCATGGCAAGTGGGCTGTGTAGGCCCATAAACTATTATAACAGGTGGAAACAACTGTTTATACCTAATAGTATTCAAAAGCTAAGTCAAGGAGTGCGATAA
- a CDS encoding prokaryotic E2 ligase family D protein, with protein sequence MRNITHLFSQNTYVPVKALVFFKKQDSYRTDSVYVESYDISDKGQPINAHPLTEVEGRALARKLVTTKEKRQVYLESSGLLPESVLSIRYSAGQVIWYLPAGEQELFFQTDLGIPSGKANTPALLFRASRNLLEVFALKDKKRPTLKSKLYNAPFFNISAQGLVCMGTAVPRIPADCSLEDFIQLWQSHFFNSYFSHLNNTNPLSIPIVPLWNELISTDKPFPLNALVASSVKLSSLLDI encoded by the coding sequence ATGCGCAACATCACTCATCTCTTTAGTCAAAATACTTACGTGCCGGTTAAGGCCCTGGTGTTTTTCAAAAAGCAGGATAGTTACCGGACCGATTCGGTGTACGTGGAATCCTACGACATTTCCGACAAAGGTCAGCCCATCAATGCCCACCCGCTAACTGAAGTGGAAGGCCGGGCACTGGCCCGAAAACTGGTCACCACCAAAGAAAAGCGCCAAGTATACCTGGAGTCGAGCGGCTTGTTGCCCGAATCGGTGCTGTCGATTCGGTATTCGGCAGGACAGGTTATTTGGTACCTCCCCGCCGGAGAGCAGGAATTATTCTTCCAGACAGATCTGGGTATTCCCAGCGGTAAAGCTAATACCCCCGCTCTCTTGTTCAGAGCCAGCCGGAATCTGCTGGAGGTGTTTGCCTTGAAAGACAAGAAACGCCCAACCCTGAAGAGCAAGCTTTACAATGCCCCCTTCTTCAACATTAGCGCGCAGGGACTCGTCTGTATGGGGACCGCCGTCCCCCGCATTCCCGCTGACTGTTCGCTGGAGGACTTCATTCAACTCTGGCAGTCGCACTTTTTCAACTCCTACTTTTCGCACCTCAATAATACCAATCCGCTGTCGATTCCGATTGTGCCGCTCTGGAATGAGCTGATCAGTACCGATAAGCCTTTCCCCCTGAACGCGCTCGTTGCGTCGAGCGTCAAACTCTCATCCCTGCTTGACATATGA
- a CDS encoding ASCH/PUA domain-containing protein, with amino-acid sequence MPKKTHLLKTLPKYFDEIALGWKPFEVRKNDRNFQLGDYLILAKWNPDQNQYEDDEWLIKEVCYLLPGGQFGIEEGYCVLGLSGTFSSLSFNEQKEMYETLMSQ; translated from the coding sequence ATGCCTAAGAAAACGCATTTACTGAAGACTTTACCAAAATATTTCGATGAAATAGCTCTTGGCTGGAAACCCTTCGAGGTTCGTAAAAATGACCGCAACTTTCAACTTGGAGATTACTTGATACTAGCTAAATGGAATCCAGATCAAAATCAATACGAGGATGATGAATGGCTTATCAAGGAAGTTTGCTACCTGCTTCCCGGTGGGCAATTTGGAATTGAAGAAGGCTATTGTGTCCTGGGTTTATCAGGAACATTTTCTAGCCTGTCCTTCAATGAGCAAAAAGAGATGTACGAAACTTTAATGAGTCAATAA
- a CDS encoding antA/AntB antirepressor family protein produces the protein MKDLVNVSVNAQGAQVVSARELYEFLEFNRSQWARWSKKNIARNPFARENEDWVGFDIMSNGNKSVDYALTLDFAKRLAMMAQSEKGEQVREYFLNCEKRLQRQSANLSKKANRYQRLGKDASWIEGRLQAVATRNNFTRTLGGHGVKNNGFRACTNAIYTPLYGGSTAVVRLRKGLSEKVNIRDNMNAVELAAVNLAELLATSAIESQGLYGNAQCELACNHASRSVATALVKNRKQQNLQ, from the coding sequence ATGAAAGATCTGGTCAACGTATCCGTCAACGCGCAAGGTGCGCAGGTCGTCTCGGCCCGGGAGCTTTATGAGTTCCTCGAATTCAACCGCAGCCAGTGGGCTCGCTGGTCGAAAAAGAACATTGCTCGCAATCCCTTTGCCCGGGAAAACGAAGACTGGGTAGGGTTCGACATCATGTCGAACGGTAACAAATCGGTCGATTATGCCCTAACACTGGACTTTGCCAAGCGCCTGGCAATGATGGCTCAATCGGAGAAAGGCGAGCAGGTTCGGGAATACTTCCTGAATTGTGAAAAACGACTGCAACGCCAATCGGCCAACCTGAGCAAAAAAGCCAACCGCTACCAGCGGCTAGGCAAAGATGCCAGCTGGATCGAAGGCCGGTTGCAGGCGGTAGCGACTCGTAACAACTTCACCCGCACCCTTGGCGGTCACGGCGTCAAAAACAACGGGTTTCGGGCTTGCACCAACGCCATCTACACCCCTTTGTACGGTGGGTCAACCGCCGTGGTTCGGCTTCGGAAAGGCCTCAGTGAGAAGGTCAATATCCGGGACAACATGAATGCCGTTGAACTGGCCGCGGTGAATCTGGCCGAATTGCTGGCTACATCCGCCATTGAATCTCAGGGCTTGTACGGCAATGCGCAGTGTGAACTGGCCTGCAATCACGCCTCCCGCTCCGTGGCTACGGCTCTGGTCAAAAACCGCAAACAGCAAAATCTACAATAG
- a CDS encoding VRR-NUC domain-containing protein, whose protein sequence is MMDREEYLAHVRQLGYVPQKGPKQRKKKAEPESGLQIACVHWFRTQYKPLENLLFAIPNGGHRNKVVAAKLKMEGVLPGVPDLQLALPRGRFHGLFIEMKVKYATGKKNYSSPEQKKRVEELLEQGYQVVICYELNEFIVAINDYLNL, encoded by the coding sequence ATGATGGACCGGGAAGAATACCTGGCTCACGTCCGGCAGCTTGGCTACGTGCCTCAGAAGGGACCCAAGCAGCGAAAAAAGAAGGCAGAACCCGAATCCGGCCTGCAAATCGCCTGCGTCCATTGGTTTCGCACGCAGTATAAACCGCTTGAAAACCTGCTCTTTGCGATTCCCAACGGTGGCCACCGCAACAAGGTAGTAGCGGCCAAACTGAAAATGGAAGGCGTATTGCCGGGCGTTCCCGATCTGCAACTGGCCCTGCCCCGTGGACGCTTTCACGGACTTTTTATCGAAATGAAAGTCAAGTATGCCACCGGTAAGAAGAACTATTCCAGTCCGGAGCAGAAAAAACGAGTCGAGGAACTACTGGAGCAAGGCTATCAGGTAGTCATCTGCTACGAACTCAACGAATTCATTGTCGCCATTAACGACTATCTCAACTTATAA
- a CDS encoding DUF5677 domain-containing protein, with translation MYKPVEDILPLNEPSGRVKAYLDLCADGIEAVVSYGTHVLKWELENLPKTEADTVAPVLLRHLIEILDSIGACYRNSMIGPSKILARSALETSFSLHYLLKEDTERRALCFKVTELFRKLAVTESYEPGTERFKQLKTTFKNHARLVPDLPESPFVVKEINAIQKEIDLPIYDEVRSEYLRVKNSKKGNEIKWYSLFSKNGSIVDLATVLNKYDFYHVLYKPYSEATHASRLSSEAFLPDENGNAALSQIRSPKSARDHIIFLFHMAIEAYHAMIDKRIPSKKHEHTAWALWFIHNYADRIHKLNRLVKDL, from the coding sequence ATGTACAAACCTGTAGAAGATATCCTACCGCTGAACGAGCCAAGTGGACGAGTAAAGGCTTATCTAGACTTATGCGCAGATGGCATCGAAGCGGTTGTAAGCTATGGAACACATGTTTTGAAATGGGAATTAGAAAATTTGCCGAAAACAGAGGCTGACACTGTAGCGCCGGTTTTACTTCGGCACTTGATCGAAATACTTGATAGTATTGGGGCTTGTTACCGAAACTCAATGATTGGCCCAAGTAAAATACTAGCTCGTTCAGCATTAGAGACATCATTCTCTTTGCACTATCTACTTAAAGAGGATACCGAGAGAAGAGCTCTTTGTTTTAAGGTAACTGAGTTATTTAGGAAGCTTGCTGTTACTGAGTCTTATGAGCCAGGTACCGAGAGGTTTAAGCAGCTCAAAACAACCTTCAAAAATCACGCCCGTTTAGTGCCCGATCTTCCAGAATCCCCATTTGTTGTAAAAGAGATAAATGCAATACAGAAAGAAATCGATCTGCCTATATACGACGAGGTGAGATCAGAGTATTTACGAGTGAAGAATAGCAAGAAGGGAAATGAGATAAAATGGTATTCTCTGTTCAGTAAAAATGGAAGTATCGTTGACTTGGCAACTGTTCTTAATAAGTACGATTTTTACCATGTTTTATATAAGCCATATTCAGAGGCAACTCATGCTAGTAGGCTATCCAGTGAGGCTTTTTTACCTGATGAAAATGGGAATGCTGCGTTATCCCAGATACGAAGTCCAAAGTCAGCGCGCGACCATATAATCTTTTTGTTTCATATGGCTATTGAAGCTTACCATGCAATGATTGACAAGCGAATTCCTAGTAAAAAGCATGAGCATACAGCTTGGGCACTTTGGTTTATCCATAATTATGCAGATAGAATACATAAATTAAACCGCTTAGTGAAAGATCTATAA
- a CDS encoding PRTRC system ThiF family protein, with protein sequence MKTPVHYLPATMLAPPNPITVNLIGAGGTGSQVLTALARMNLSMYELGHPGFQVTVWDDDVITGANLGRQLFAKSELGLAKAVALINRTNRFFGTNWKANISKYTPKRIAGASLTISCVDTVSARLDIAKTLRSAVRQYGEYHRDCPKYWLDFGNDQFTGQVILATVGTLKQPKSKKYRPVGSLPFVTDLYGEELAKGEATTNTPSCSLAEALEKQDLFINSTLANMGSSLLWSLFRNGMTENRGFFLNLSDFRTQPLKVA encoded by the coding sequence ATGAAAACACCGGTTCATTATTTGCCCGCCACGATGCTGGCTCCGCCGAATCCCATCACAGTGAATCTAATTGGCGCTGGCGGCACGGGTTCGCAGGTACTGACGGCCCTGGCCCGGATGAATTTATCCATGTACGAACTGGGGCATCCCGGCTTTCAGGTGACCGTATGGGATGATGATGTGATCACCGGCGCCAACCTTGGCCGTCAGCTTTTTGCCAAAAGTGAGTTAGGCCTGGCCAAGGCCGTAGCCCTGATCAATCGCACGAATCGGTTTTTTGGCACCAACTGGAAAGCCAACATTAGTAAATATACTCCCAAGCGAATAGCCGGAGCCAGTCTGACCATTTCCTGCGTCGACACGGTTTCCGCGCGTTTAGACATCGCCAAGACGCTAAGATCAGCTGTTCGGCAGTACGGGGAATATCATCGGGACTGCCCCAAGTACTGGCTGGATTTTGGTAATGATCAGTTTACCGGTCAGGTCATCCTGGCTACGGTTGGGACTCTCAAACAACCCAAATCCAAAAAGTACAGGCCGGTCGGGTCTTTACCTTTTGTCACGGACTTATACGGCGAAGAGCTAGCCAAGGGGGAAGCTACAACCAATACCCCCAGCTGCTCACTGGCGGAAGCCCTGGAAAAGCAGGACCTGTTCATCAACTCGACGCTGGCCAACATGGGCAGTAGTCTGCTTTGGTCCTTATTCCGCAACGGCATGACCGAGAACCGGGGCTTTTTCCTTAACCTGTCCGACTTCCGCACTCAGCCTTTGAAAGTAGCGTAG
- a CDS encoding helix-turn-helix domain-containing protein has translation MNLSPITVADFERLTETITKELAEIKELTRLSSVRQKLLFDISEVAFLTSFSVDTVKNWIYKGRPSIDSNRRIFLKPAKGVVDRGVRIHADELEDFLSHFPSAKAV, from the coding sequence ATGAATTTATCCCCTATTACGGTTGCCGACTTCGAACGCCTAACCGAAACTATTACCAAAGAACTGGCCGAAATTAAGGAGCTGACTCGCTTGTCATCGGTTCGGCAAAAGCTACTCTTCGACATCTCGGAGGTTGCTTTCCTCACCAGCTTCTCGGTGGATACGGTCAAGAACTGGATTTATAAAGGTCGTCCATCAATCGATAGCAACAGGCGCATCTTCTTGAAACCAGCGAAAGGCGTTGTCGATCGTGGAGTACGGATTCATGCTGATGAGTTAGAGGATTTTCTATCTCACTTTCCCTCCGCAAAAGCAGTGTAA
- a CDS encoding DUF4494 family protein has translation MWYQSKIKYGALGDDMKRITRTEVFLHEAITYAEVEAQLYTILEGRVKDFDYSISDNAKFSAVYDTFAGGDFYKVKVVEEIGDKKRTLHHLVAASDVADAQKRVEAYLKNSLIGFTIDGATKSAILGVWNPASEDWQNDFKQRMEDLREAGHESVGINQLEIDFKKRASEPAAA, from the coding sequence ATGTGGTACCAATCAAAAATCAAATACGGGGCGCTGGGTGATGACATGAAGCGCATTACCCGCACGGAGGTCTTCCTGCACGAGGCCATTACGTACGCCGAAGTGGAAGCGCAGTTATACACAATCCTCGAAGGCCGGGTTAAAGACTTCGATTACTCCATCAGTGACAATGCTAAATTCAGTGCCGTCTATGACACCTTCGCCGGTGGTGACTTTTACAAGGTTAAGGTGGTGGAAGAGATTGGAGACAAAAAGCGCACCTTACACCACCTGGTGGCCGCCAGTGATGTAGCCGATGCCCAAAAACGCGTAGAGGCGTATCTGAAAAATTCGCTGATCGGCTTTACCATCGACGGCGCTACGAAATCCGCCATCCTCGGCGTCTGGAACCCGGCCAGTGAAGATTGGCAAAACGATTTCAAACAGCGCATGGAGGATCTGCGGGAGGCTGGCCACGAAAGCGTGGGCATCAACCAGCTGGAGATTGATTTCAAAAAAAGGGCTTCTGAACCCGCTGCGGCATGA
- a CDS encoding XRE family transcriptional regulator — MNVNASKIRGRMREMGLSQEELADKISISRRTLNTILQTGKISKADTLSKIAHVLQLREDEFLIEEGPVVTTGNIRSFDTNVGEHIHALPLISIRGAASIVDKSMDGFQLKFIEETYPVYLPEGLGRQKFVVVEVDGDSMEPQIRDRSKVLTLPIPMEDIKYESGGVYAIFFANRFVVKRIKTNDINTTGFLTLHSDNEQYGAITIPADEIRAMLKVAHVVFSGVR, encoded by the coding sequence ATGAATGTTAATGCTAGTAAGATAAGGGGTAGGATGAGGGAAATGGGTCTAAGCCAAGAAGAATTGGCTGATAAGATCAGTATTAGTAGGCGTACCTTGAATACAATATTGCAAACTGGGAAAATTAGTAAGGCCGATACTCTCTCAAAAATTGCACATGTGCTACAGTTGCGAGAAGACGAGTTTTTGATCGAAGAGGGGCCAGTAGTCACTACTGGTAATATACGTTCATTTGATACTAACGTCGGTGAACACATACACGCATTACCTTTGATAAGTATTCGTGGGGCCGCATCCATTGTGGATAAAAGCATGGATGGTTTTCAATTGAAATTTATTGAAGAGACGTACCCGGTTTACCTGCCAGAAGGGTTGGGTCGACAAAAGTTTGTTGTCGTTGAGGTGGACGGTGACAGTATGGAGCCGCAAATTCGAGATCGATCAAAAGTTTTGACGCTCCCGATACCTATGGAAGATATAAAATATGAAAGTGGGGGCGTGTATGCTATTTTTTTTGCTAATCGATTTGTCGTCAAGCGCATTAAAACGAACGACATAAACACAACTGGCTTTTTGACGCTACACAGTGACAATGAGCAATATGGCGCGATCACAATCCCAGCTGATGAAATTAGAGCAATGCTGAAAGTTGCCCATGTTGTATTTTCTGGTGTACGCTAA